One region of Camelina sativa cultivar DH55 chromosome 6, Cs, whole genome shotgun sequence genomic DNA includes:
- the LOC104790671 gene encoding putative F-box protein At3g44060 produces the protein MFQEPLGMRSVSMDCVASMDCLPDDLLVQILSFLPTKQAVSTSLLSKRWRTLFAFSPNLDFDNPILKHSEDIRKSFNDFVDSSLVFQGDNHIKKFSLKNTGSWYMEHDVKRWIRSALEHGVSELHLQIEGSHLQIGYIRKWQYFPFEVFTSTTLVDLSLGIKQDIQKFSPHAYLPALKVLVLDSIWFHDGQLFNEFLAACPALEDLTIRYKEFQGHSYIISSKSIKKLSVTINCSYYADLSSTIILDTPNVFDLYYYGFPRCKAPHCNLNSLAKATLDLHFLKDHSQHRQMQNEADVKDLISEIRNVKTLHLNSSAVEVILVCCKGGLPVFKNLVKLVLSSKKKGWRMFLPLLLERSPKLKTLVLSDLHRYTFRRTKLCVGVQIPSNNKIKMLSVLQYQGSANELKHINHFLLKMECLEMVKVYVAAEMDDLKKMQLTDDLFIESNTRITNNSRLLL, from the exons atgtttcAGGAACCACTAGGGATGAGGTCTGTCTCTATGGATTGCGTGGCTTCAATGGATTGTCTTCCAGATGATCTTCTTGTCCAAATCTTGTCTTTTCTTCCTACGAAACAAGCTGTTTCAACCTCTCTTCTCTCCAAGAGGTGGAGGACTCTGTTTGCTTTCAGTCCTAATCTTGACTTTGACAATCCCATCCTCAAGCACTCGGAAGATATCCGAAAgagttttaatgattttgtggACAGTTCATTGGTTTTCCAAGGTGATAACCATATAAAGAAGTTCTCACTGAAAAATACTGGAAGCTGGTATATGGAACATGACGTTAAACGCTGGATACGTAGTGCCCTGGAACACGGTGTCTCTGAGCTTCACTTACAGATAGAAGGATCTCACCTTCAGATAggatatataagaaaatggCAATATTTTCCATTCGAAGTCTTCACCAGCACAACACTGGTTGACCTGTCATTGGGAATAAAACAGGACATCCAGAAGTTTTCTCCACATGCATATCTCCCAGCACTAAAGGTACTCGTCCTTGATTCAATCTGGTTTCACGATGGTCAATTATTTAACGAGTTTCTCGCTGCTTGCCCTGCACTTGAAGACTTAACCATACGTTATAAAGAATTTCAAGGACATTCGTACATCATATCCAGCAAAAGCATTAAGAAACTCTCAGTTACCATTAACTGCAGTTATTATGCTGATCTTTCTAGCACTATTATACTTGACACACCGAATGTTTTTGACCTCTACTACTATGGTTTTCCTCGGTGTAAAGCTCCACATTGTAATTTAAATTCACTTGCCAAAGCTACGTTGGACCTTCATTTCTTAAAAGATCACAGTCAACATCGCCAGATGCAAAATGAGGCGGATGTGAAAGATCTCATCAGTGAGATACGCAACGTCAAGACCCTTCACTTGAATTCTTCCGCTGTCGAG GTGATTTTGGTTTGCTGCAAAGGTGGACTACCCGTGTTCAAAAACCTCGTTAAATTAGTATTatcgagtaaaaaaaaaggttggagaatgtTTCTGCCACTTCTGCTAGAGCGTTCTCCAAAGCTGAAAACCTTGGTTCTTTCG GATCTCCATCGTTACACATTTAGACGAACAAAACTCTGTGTAGGGGTTCAAATTCCCTCgaacaacaaaataaagatgcTGAGTGTCCTGCAATATCAAGGAAGCGCAAACGAGCTAAAACACATTAACCATTTCTTACTGAAAATGGAGTGTCTTGAAATGGTAAAAGTCTATGTTGCAGCTGAGATGGATGACCTCAAAAAGATGCAACTCACAGATGATCTGTTTATTGAATCAAACACAAGAATAACGAATAACTCTCGTTTATtactttag
- the LOC104790670 gene encoding putative phosphatidylglycerol/phosphatidylinositol transfer protein DDB_G0282179, giving the protein MAISQAQPLLLLLISLFFLPALHATSFSYCDKRLDPVKVTGVKISPNPVVSGEAATFKILGSTGEDISGGKVVISVSYFGIRVHIETHDLCEETACPVAPGNFVLSHSQTLPSITPPGTYTLKMTINDKSGGRLTCISFKFKITLKSAVFAS; this is encoded by the exons ATGGCGATTTCTCAAGCTCAacctctgcttcttctcctcaTATCACTCTTCTTCTTACCTGCTTTGCACGCCACTTCTTTCTCCTACTGCG ATAAGAGGCTCGATCCCGTCAAGGTCACGGGTGTGAAGATCTCTCCTAACCCCGTTGTGAGTGGTGAAGCTGCAACATTTAAGATTTTGGGTTCTACTG GCGAAGATATCTCTGGAGGAAAAGTAGTGATCAGCGTTTCATACTTTGGGATTCGTGTCCATATCGAAACTCATGACCTCTGCGAGGAGACGGCCTGTCCGGTTGCACCAGGCAACTTTGTGCTTTCTCATTCTCAAACTCTCCCCTCAATTACGCCGCCT GGCACTTACACGCTAAAGATGACGATAAACGACAAGAGTGGCGGAAGACTAACGTGCATCAGCTTCAAATTCAAGATCACATTAAAATCCGCGGTCTTTGCTAGTTAA
- the LOC104790672 gene encoding chaperone protein dnaJ 3 has product MFGRGPSKKSDNTKFYEILGVPKSASPEDLKKAYKKAAIKNHPDKGGDPEKFKELAQAYEVLSDPEKREIYDQYGEDALKEGMGGGGGGHDPFDIFSSFFGGSPFGGGSSRGRRQRRGEDVVHPLKVSLEDVYLGTMKKLSLSRNTLCSKCNGVXSKSGASLKCGGCQGTGMKVSIRQLGPGMIQQMQHACNECKGTGETINDRDRCPQCKGDKVIPEKKVLEVNVEKGMQHSQKITFEGQADEAPDTVTGDIVFVLQQKEHPKFKRKGEDLFVEHTLSLTEALCGFQFVLTHLDGRSLLIKSNPGEVVKPDSYKAISDEGMPVYQRPFMKGKLYIHFTVDFPDSLSPEQTKALEAVLPKPSTAQLNDMEIDECEETTLHDVNIEDEMRRKAQAQREAYDDDDDDDDHPGGAQRVQCAQQ; this is encoded by the exons ATGTTTGGGCGAGGACCCTCGAAGAAGAGCGACAACACTAAGTTCTACGAGATCTTAGGTGTTCCTAAGAGCGCATCACCTGAAGATCTCAAGAAAGCTTACAAAAAAGCCGCTATCAAGAACCATCCCGACAAGGGTGGAGATCCAGAGAAG TTCAAGGAGTTAGCTCAAGCTTATGAAGTTCTTAGTGACCCGGAGAAGCGTGAGATTTATGACCAGTATGGTGAGGATGCACTCAAGGAAGGAATgggtggtggaggaggtggaCATGATCCATTTGATATTTTCTCATCCTTCTTTGGTGGAAGCCCGTTTGGAG GTGGTAGTAGCCGGGGAAGGAGGCAGAGGCGTGGTGAAGATGTTGTTCATCCCTTGAAGGTTTCTCTGGAGGATGTGTACCTTGGAACAATGAAGAAGCTCTCACTTTCTAGGAATACTCTCTGCTCCAAGTGTAACGG TGTTTTNTCAAAGTCTGGAGCCTCCTTGAAATGTGGTGGGTGTCAGGGTACAGGTATGAAGGTCTCAATTAGGCAGCTCGGACCTGGAATGATCCAGCAGATGCAGCATGCATGTAATGAATGCAAAGGAACAGGTGAGACCATCAATGATCGGGACAGGTGCCCACAATGCAAAGGAGACAAGGTTATTCCTGAGAAGAAGGTGCTTGAAGTGAATGTGGAAAAGGGAATGCAACACAGTCAGAAGATCACATTCGAAGGACAAGCAGATGAAGCT CCTGACACTGTCACTGGAGATATAGTGTTTGTCCTTCAGCAGAAAGAGCACCCAAAGTtcaagagaaagggagaagACCTCTTTGTGGAACACACGCTTTCTCTAACAGAAGCTTTATGTGGCTTCCAATTTGTTCTGACTCACTTGGATGGCAGAAGTCTTCTCATTAAATCTAATCCTGGGGAGGTCGTGAAACCTG ATTCATACAAGGCCATAAGCGACGAGGGAATGCCGGTATACCAGAGGCCGTTCATGAAGGGTAAGCTGTACATCCACTTCACAGTGGATTTCCCGGACTCGCTGAGCCCTGAGCAGACCAAAGCACTGGAAGCTGTTTTGCCCAAGCCCTCAACAGCTCAGTTGAACGACATGGAGATAGATGAGTGTGAGGAGACCACTCTACACGATGTGAACATTGAGGATGAGATGAGGAGGAAGGCACAAGCTCAAAGAGAGGCttatgatgatgacgatgatgatgatgaccatcCTGGTGGTGCTCAGAGGGTGCAATGTGCCCAGCAGTAA
- the LOC104790674 gene encoding uncharacterized protein LOC104790674: MCSLKTLTHLISTVVILLITTTTSFHKTVALGGDVGGGGGSNTNHIYSPCSDTKIQRSDGFTFGIAFSSRPSFFLNQTVLLSPCDRRLTLAAMNSQLSIFRPKVDEISLLSINTSAFFPDNYGGYMVAFAGRKYAARSIPAFIANSTFIVTSFTLVMEFQKGRLQNLYWKRDGCASCKGNQNFVCLNRQDCAIRTPSCKGRGGTVDCSLGIQLAFSGTDKHLRVLNSWYEVENLKQYSLYGLYSNLKSSLTSQFNNFF, translated from the exons atgtgttcttTGAAAACCCTAACACACCTCATCTCCACCGTCGTGATTCTTCtaatcacaacaacaaccagTTTCCACAAAACCGTAGCCTTAGGCGGAGAcgtcggaggaggaggaggttcaAACACAAACCATATCTATTCTCCGTGCTCCGACACCAAAATCCAAAGATCCGATGGATTCACATTCGGAATCGCATTCTCCTCTCGTCCTTCTTTCTTCCTTAATCAAACAGTTCTTCTCTCTCCCTGTGACCGTCGACTTACTCTCGCCGCCATGAATTCACAGCTCTCTATCTTCCGTCCTAAGGTCGACGAGATCTCTCTCCTCTCCATCAACACCTCCGCTTTTTTCCCG GACAATTATGGTGGATATATGGTGGCGTTTGCGGGTCGGAAGTACGCGGCGAGGTCTATTCCGGCTTTTATTGCTAACAGTACTTTCATCGTTACCAGTTTTACTTTG GTGATGGAGTTTCAGAAAGGTAGGCTTCAAAACCTGTATTGGAAGAGAGACGGGTGTGCGTCTTGCAAGGGGAATCAGAATTTTGTGTGTCTCAACAGGCAGGATTGTGCGATTAGAACGCCGAGCTGTAAAGGCCGGGGAGGTACGGTGGACTGTAGTCTCGGGATCCAGCTTGCGTTTTCCGGCACTGATAAACACTTGAGGGTTCTCAACTCGTGGTATGAAGTTGAGAATCTTAAGCAGTATTCTCTTTATGGTCTGTATTCGAACCTCAAGAGCTCTCTTACCAGTCAGTTCAACAATTTCTTTTGA
- the LOC104790675 gene encoding outer envelope protein 80, chloroplastic, with the protein MGAQKSIHAGRAKIDVNVDFTHKLCTSLMFPAFRDTSSPLSLVIGSLYIKHPNLFGGSEKLDVSWDKGLYDSNVLVAFRRPRPEWRPQQCFFIQHSLSPEIGVHGTPVDNFSRSGSGGVNLSKLAVGLDLSEPASSKWSSTTSVKFEHVRPINDDGRAITRDLDGFPITCSGNTHDSMVVLKQESRFAKATDQGLSHFTMQIEQGIPVVSKWLIFNRFKFVASKGVRLGPAFLLASLTGGSIVGDMAPYQAFAIGGLGSVRGYGEGAVGSGRSCLVANTELALPLNEMTEGTIFLDCGTDLGSSRLVPGNPSLRQGKPGFGYGFGYGLRFKSPLGHLQVDYAINAFNQKTLYFGVTNLASST; encoded by the exons ATGGGAGCTCAGAAGAGCATCCACGCTGGTAGAG CCAAGATTGATGTCAATGTGGATTTCACTCACAAGCTTTGTACTTCTTTAATGTTTCCTGCTTTCAG GGATACTAGCAGTCCTCTTTCTCTAGTGATTGGCAG CCTCTATATCAAGCATCCAAATTTGTTTGGAGGAAGCGAGAAGCTTGATGTATCATGGGATAAAGGGTTGTATGATTCCAATGTACTGGTGGCTTTTAGGAGACCTAGACCTGAATGGCGACCACAACAGTGCTTCTTCATACAG CATTCTCTTTCACCCGAGATAGGGGTACACGGCACCCCAGTTGACAATTTCTCTCGGTCAGGGAGTGGAGGTGTAAATCTTTCTAAATTGGCTGTTGGTTTAGACTTGAGTGAGCCAGCAAGTTCAAAGTGGAGCAGCACAACCAGTGTAAAGTTTGAG CATGTGCGTCCGATTAACGATGACGGACGTGCGATAACCAGAGATCTGGACGGATTTCCTATAACATGCAG TGGAAATACACATGACAGTATGGTAGTTTTAAAGCAAGAATCCCGGTTTGCAAAGGCTACTGACCAAGGTCTTTCTCAT TTCACCATGCAAATAGAACAAGGTATTCCGGTTGTGTCCAAGTGGCTTATCTTCAATCGTTTCAAGTTTGTTGCATCAAAAGGTGTCAGGTTGGGACCAGCTTTTCTCTTAGCAAG CTTGACAGGTGGTTCAATTGTAGGAGACATGGCACCTTATCAAGCATTTGCCATTGGTGGGCTAGGCAGTGTTCGGGGATATGGTGAGGGTGCTGTTGGATCCGGGCGGTCGTGCCTTGTTGCTAATACTGAATTGGCATTGCCTTTG AACGAGATGACAGAAGGGACCATCTTCTTGGATTGTGGAACGGACCTGGGCTCAAGCCGCCTTGTCCCCG GAAACCCTTCGCTAAGACAAGGGAAGCCGGGGTTTGGGTATGGATTCGGGTACGGTCTACGGTTCAAGTCTCCATTGGGTCACCTTCAGGTTGACTATGCCATAAATGCCTTCAACCAGAAGACTCTTTATTTCGGTGTCACCAATCTTGCTTCATCAACATAG
- the LOC104698814 gene encoding uncharacterized protein LOC104698814, with translation MNPKTLVTNFLILVLVQISNLSLEVNSLRAYHKKDYTSEYKVRPNTLVRMVITNDLFGLKNGNAGFVCAKGGNKVWKKSKPGDRYVVVEFKYDGKNRHTFTHCHLRSTFGFVNFPVSVHPDTSAQCYPSYVCGYSVRKDGVFYKPEKKLYPWKKHE, from the coding sequence ATGAATCCCAAAACCCTAGTTACAAATTTTCTCATCCTTGTCCTTGTACAAATCTCAAACTTATCGTTAGAGGTAAACTCGTTACGTGCGTACCACAAGAAGGACTATACATCAGAGTATAAGGTACGGCCAAATACGCTTGTACGAATGGTCATCACCAACGATCTCTTCGGTCTAAAGAATGGAAACGCGGGATTTGTATGCGCAAAGGGTGGCAATAAGGTATGGAAGAAGAGCAAACCAGGAGACCGGTACGTCGTGGTTGAGTTTAAGTATGACGGTAAGAACAGGCACACCTTCACGCATTGCCATCTCCGTTCTACTTTTGGGTTTGTCAACTTCCCGGTCAGCGTTCATCCAGACACCTCTGCTCAGTGTTATCCTAGCTATGTATGTGGTTATTCAGTTCGAAAAGATGGGGTTTTTTACAAGCCTGAGAAGAAGCTTTATCCATGGAAGAAGCACGAATGA
- the LOC104790676 gene encoding putative F-box/LRR-repeat protein At3g42770 — protein MGHGEEVAIQLNPASMDCLSNDLLVQILSLLPTKQAVSTSVLSKRWRALFAFTHNFGFDTYIFCHPRNNKQYKYETSEDMRKRFNDFVDRTLALQLQGGNNINKFSLKLCKYYKVEQGDVGRWICYALEHGVSDLHLHIRHAWMFSIPSKVFTSTTLVKLSLEIPLSDFPNVPDASLPALKVLFLHSIWFKDDQLSNLLLPACPVLEDLTIRYPHYTPNYVISSKTIKKLSVSFSRRNGDSVSRIISFDTPNVVDFYYYDYLGNESPQCRFNSLAKATLDFRLLKDDKQPNVRDLISGIRNVKTLHLTSYAVEVSFRV, from the coding sequence ATGGGACATGGAGAAGAAGTTGCTATACAATTGAATCCGGCATCGATGGATTGTCTTTCTAATGATCTCCTTGTCCAGATCTTATCCTTGCTTCCCACAAAACAAGCTGTTTCAACCTCTGTTCTCTCCAAGAGGTGGAGGGCTCTGTTTGCTTTCACTCACAATTTTGGCTTCGACACTTACATCTTTTGCCACCCGagaaataataaacaatataaatatgaGACTAGTGAAGACATGCGAAAGAGATTCAATGATTTTGTGGACAGAACATTGGCTTTGCAATTGCAAGGGGGTAACAATATAAACAAGTTCTCACTTAAActttgtaaatattataaagttGAACAAGGTGACGTTGGCCGATGGATATGTTATGCCCTGGAACACGGTGTCTCTGATCTTCATCTACACATTAGACATGCGTGGATGTTTTCAATCCCATCCAAAGTCTTCACCAGCACAACACTAGTTAAGCTATCATTGGAAATACCATTGTCAGACTTCCCAAACGTTCCGGATGCATCTCTCCCAGCACTAAAGGTTCTCTTTCTTCATTCAATCTGGTTTAAGGATGATCAATTATCTAATTTGCTTCTCCCTGCTTGCCCTGTACTTGAAGACTTAACCATACGATATCCCCATTATACTCCAAATTATGTCATATCCAGCAAAACCATTAAGAAACTCTCCGTTAGCTTTAGCCGTCGCAATGGTGATTCTGTTTCCAGAATAATTTCATTTGACACCCCTAACGTTGTCGACTTCTATTACTATGATTATCTTGGAAATGAATCTCCACAGTGTCGTTTCAATTCACTTGCCAAAGCTACATTGGACTTTAGATTATTAAAAGATGACAAGCAACCGAATGTGAGGGATCTCATTAGTGGGATACGCAATGTCAAGACCCTTCACTTGACTTCTTATGCTGTCGAGGTTAGTTTCCGTGTGTAG
- the LOC109133300 gene encoding uncharacterized protein LOC109133300 has protein sequence MALKQHLLDTGFSNSLADASLFIRSSGRHITYVLVYVDDIIVTGSDSATVAAVLCAFAYRFSIKDPVDLHYFLGIEVTRSKRGMHLMQRITDLLHKKNMLEAKPVSTPLPTTPKLTLASGFPLQDASQYRSVVGSLQYLSFTRPDISYAVNRLSHFMHQPTHEHWQAAKRVLRYLAGTPTHSIYLHASSPLSLHCFSTSLVNLQGFSGADWAGDTDEYVSTNGYVIYMGHNPISWSSKKQNGVARSSTEAEYRAVANTSAEFRWLCSLYSELKVDIPAPPVIYCANVGATYLCANPVFHSRMKHIALDYHFFRNQSQSNKLRVSHVSTHDQLADTFTKSLRVSAGVFQDWRR, from the coding sequence ATGGCTCTTAAACAACACTTGCTTGATACTGGATTCTCCAACTCCCTAGCAGATGCCTCATTGTTCATTCGCAGCTCTGGCCGCCACATCACATATGTTCTGGTTTATGTCGATGATATCATTGTCACCGGTAGTGACTCTGCTACTGTTGCTGCTGTTCTTTGTGCTTTCGCTTACCGCTTCTCAATCAAAGACCCCGTCGATCTACATTATTTTCTTGGGATAGAGGTTACACGGTCCAAACGAGGTATGCATCTTATGCAACGCATCACTGATCtactacacaaaaaaaatatgctcGAAGCCAAACCTGTCTCCACTCCTCTACCAACAACGCCCAAGCTCACTCTTGCCAGCGGCTTTCCACTACAAGATGCTTCCCAATATCGGTCTGTTGTGGGCAGTCTACAATACCTCTCCTTCACCAGACCGGACATTTCATATGCGGTGAATCGTCTCTCCCACTTTATGCACCAACCTACACATGAACATTGGCAAGCTGCCAAAAGAGTACTGAGATATCTTGCTGGTACTCCAACACATAGTATCTATCTTCACGCCTCTTCTCCCCTTTCTCTTCATTGTTTTTCAACGTCTCTGGTCAACTTACAAGGGTTCTCTGGTGCGGACTGGGCGGGAGACACCGATGAATATGTCTCGACAAATGGTTATGTCATTTATATGGGTCACAATCCAATTTCCTGGTCCTCTAAAAAGCAGAATGGTGTTGCTCGTTCCTCAACGGAAGCGGAATATCGGGCTGTTGCCAACACTTCAGCTGAATTTCGTTGGTTATGTTCTTTGTACTCTGAACTCAAGGTTGATATCCCTGCTCCTCCTGTTATCTATTGTGCCAATGTCGGTGCCACTTATCTTTGCGCAAATCCCGTCTTCCACTCCCGTATGAAACATATTGCACTTGACTATCATTTTTTTCGGAACCAGAGTCAGTCCAACAAGCTACGGGTTTCACATGTTTCTACTCATGATCAGTTGGCCGACACTTTTACGAAATCGCTACGGGTTTCAGCAGGCGTGTTTCAAGATTGGCGTCGTTAA